The following DNA comes from Nicotiana sylvestris chromosome 10, ASM39365v2, whole genome shotgun sequence.
cggcccgtcccggaatctaagtatttaatacatatattttgtgagggccccgcaatctgtgcgttttcatttggcgaggctcgtctcatttttattattattattttttttaaaaaaagggtaaacttaaagttactacatttttactttatctatttaaagagttaattcaaagttattaaaatatattgcaAGCCATGCTATACGTAACGCACTAGTGGTttacgacacgttctatttaacttTGTTCCAAATTGGAGCCGGGTCACATGAGATGCACCCCCGGTTCCTTTATTCTAATtacatacaaacaacaatattgcCACAAATCACTAATTTGACGCTATTTATAAACTATCACTCTTTTTCTTCTTAATCTAATTTAATGAAGTACAAGCTAATAATCTCACAAGCTAATAATCTCACAACCTAACAACAAATGGCAAAGCAACTAACAATCAGTGCTAAACAAGAATATAAACATTAACAACAGAACAAAACATTAACAATCAGTGATAAACTAACATGACAATATAAATTTTAAGATACGACAAATATATTACTACTACTCAGATTTACCTAGACAAAACGTGCAAGCAAAGAACACTCCGAGCCAACAAAAAGTAGCATGAATACTCACGTTTAATAGCAACGTCGAGCTTCAACATCTCGAACTCGCAAAAAATGGACAGCAACAACCTCGACGGAACTCATAACATGAACGGCAACCAACTGGACCGACAACTGTCGGAAACCActccaacgacggaacctcgatgTCAAGCTCAACGATATCCGACCGGAAGCCACGAGCACAACCCAACGACGACCTCAGACGGACTGCGCGACGATAGCGAAGAAACAGCGGTCACTGGGCACGCGAATGACGACTGGATAATCGCCTGGTTGCGATGGAGATTGGAGGAGAAGGGGTGGTTGTTCGGAGAGTGGTCGATGGGTGTGATGAACACGAACAACAGCAGCAATGGCTGCTGCTCGAACGGCGCAACAATGGTGACAGCAGTAGGGTTGACGGGCAGTAGAGCTTGTTGGCTGGGGGGGTAGGTTGTTTGACGATGAGGGAGTGAAGCTGGGGGCAGTGACGACGAAGGCGAAGCAGCAGTGCTCGTCGGATTTAATGAAGGAAGAAGGCGATGGTCGTTCGGACGTGAGGGGGTGGCATCACGACTGGTTTTTGGGTTGCGACGGGTGTGATGGAGCTGGGCTGGTAGTTTGGAtaggtgtttgggtggtggtgtttggacgatgcAGCAGCAAGAGCTGCTGCTTGACGAGTGGTTGGGGTGTTGATGGTGGTTTCACGATGGGAGGGTGATGGGGAAGGTGATTTGGGGTCGGTTTCCGGCGTCGGGGAAGGTGAGGGAGCTGAAGGTTTTTGCTAGGgttttttgttcttcttctttaggaagaagaacaTCAACAGTGCACTTTccaaattttttcaaaaaaattcctcCTTTCCCAATCcctttgtccgtgtatttagtaCCCTTGCCAAGGAAAATGgaccccacgcgtggtggggttcaaggtttgtgtcccccatgcgcggtggggttccccgtgtatggtgttccgtccgtgttccccacgcttgTCCTccttgtgtggtggactcggattatcatgggctaggtccgaaaattaggcctaaaaccgggtagtttgaacccgaatattattcttttgcccggatccgagaataagaacacgacgttgctcaactgattatgtaagcaaaatagctactaaaataagactaattatttaaaacaaaactatattattattttttgatattttttcgagattaaaataactacaaaatattaataaaactatttttttttgtaattttcgtttttatataaaaataaaataaaatataaagtaatattttttatattttttcaaaattgaaatgactacaaaacattaatagaactatatttttttgtaattttcgaaattatataaagtacaaaagtaaggtacaattttttgtattttttcaagtttatgagaaatacataaactaaaatttatatatatattttttgtaattttctcttttgcgacgaaataaagtaaaatagtccaaATATCTATATTGGACCTAAATTaaaatattcacgctaaaaatgtgaaaattctcggggagggtcaaaaatcacgtgtctaCAATGCGCATGAATCATCGTACCTCGAATCACTTGTGGAGCAAAAATGCTAAGCATATGGCCCAAAGTGACCTCATGACCGGCAAGTTACGCATAGTTGAGCAGCATGAGAAACAACTTGTACAAATAAGGAGAAAGCTGAGCAGGGCACACCTCGTAGTAGCGGCAGAAATCTACCACCAACATGGGGAGAGGAAGTGAGTACCCTACAATGAAAGGGTAGGCGTAGAACACACAATATCCGGGGCGGTCGAAGTGAATTCTGTTGTCCTCCTCCGTCGGCTGAATCTCGACGAAGCTGGGGATTCCCCACCGTTTCCTCAACTCTACAATTCCCCTTTCCCTCACAACAGAAGCGACGTGTTCCGGCTCTGCTCCACCGCCGAAACTGAAGTCAGTCGCGTCCCTCCCTAAGCGAGGTAGGATTTAATCTACCGAGGGAATCTCCTCATCCTCTACCGCATCCACTTCTCCGGTGGCCTGAACAGAGCTCTCTGTTACTGGATCAACGGCAGAAAGATTATCACGAGAAGAATCACTGTCCATTTTTAGCAGAAAACTCTCTGAAAGAAGTGATACGAAGAAAGGATTAAAGGTTGCAGTGAGCAAGAAGATAAGCAAGAATTCAGGGTATCAGAAAAAACGATATCTAAAGAACTTTTTCAAACGAATGATGAAGTGAATTACTCAAATGACAAGTTCCcatatttataagagacataaattccCCGAGTACTAAACCCAAGAGTCaccatttgaatctgaaaggACACGATATGTTTCAGTTTTCcaggaacgtgtgtcataatggtgGCATCCACGAACTAACGCTTCATTGCCAACCAGCGTTTCGATTCCAAAACCATCGCAATGGTCCACGAGTATCGAAACAACACCTCCACTCCGCCAAAAAGTCCACAAAATGCGACTAAGGAACAGAAAGTTGAGGTCAGATTCCTCTCGACTACGCTGCAAACATGATCCGTCCGTCGAGCCCGACAAAGGACGGCCCGACAGACGGAGGGATtaattgtattggtcaaaatctgaccaccccGACTAGGCTGCCCACAACCCCCATTTTAGCAATCGGGTAATGAAAGTCAATAGTGTTCACTTCATTTCTCCTTCACAATATCCAACAAATCGAAAAGAGCAACGCCTGGAATCACGACTAGAACGCACCGCTGGCCCGAGCGTGTTAAGTCACGCTGAGGGTGAAGGGatttcaattatatatatatatagagagagaaccCAGGAAGGCTTtcaagtgggggggggggggggggggcttctCCATTTTTTCCCAcagaagaaaaataagaataCAACTCCATTCTTGTATCTTGTACAAAAAAAGCAATTGTAATATTCTTTCCTCAGGGACTGATGAAGAAGGCAATATTGAATCTTAATGGGATTCTCGATATTTTCGCCATCCCCTACAGATTTATTATTATGAAATCTCTTGGTCTGGAATCAATTAAGTTTGActacgatttaccccttcatctttgattgatttgtccaAAAAGAGTCTAACATCTTTTGAATCAAATACTCGCCTCTCGGAGGGATCAGATTTTATTCGTTAAAAAATTATACTATTGTATAAATAtagtaaattatttatttatatatatgatTAAGTTTTTGAACCCTTTGATATAGAATAAGCTTTAAATACAATGGTAATGGGATTCAAAACTTGTTTTAGGTCATGATTAAAACCTAGCTAATTAACAATCTTGCATTATCTAATTCCTTAATTTGTTAAGATTTCTGACTTTCTACAAGTAGTCAAGTTTAAAAAATTTGCAAAATAAAGCTAtaacattttatttttttggttaagggaaaaaaaaaactttttctttttgtctctcttttcttttagttctaATAATTATGTCCAAGGATAAAGCAGAGAAGACAAATGACCTTAAACCCAAACCTCTTTCACAAGGTAAAAAATATGAGACCATTCATCTCATCTCGTTAGTTCAAAATCAGAATATCTCGTAACTATGGGATTAAAATCGAGATTATATCCTGTTTTAGCTAATACCCTCCATCAAACCCAAAAGGAGCTTAATTCTAAAATTTATACCGTAAAAAATCATTTTATCCCTCAAATCAAACAACCCCTAATGATAGTATTGGGAAGAGCTAAACAGTACTGCCAAATAAAGTCGAAAAGTAGTGGGTTTGGGACGCCCTTTTGGTAATTTGAATCAGTGAAATTTCAATTTAATTCTAAAGACTTAAAACAAGAAAGGGCAATCCGAATAAAGGGAATTTTACACAAATAGTTGgccatatacatagattatacattgattatacataattatatacTGATTATATATAgttatacacatataatacataaattatgtatatatattatatattcacGGGCTAATTTTTAGTTTAAATGATAGGGTTTGAGttaattctttttttattattttataacacatTCAAATATTTTCTCCGACACAAGGATAAGGTTCTCGGTGGGTTTCTTTCCCATTATTAGTCCTACTCCTATGTTATGGACGCTTCAATtattgataattaaaaaaaaaaaagaattaactaCACTAAATACCTCTATATTATGACTTATTTACGGATACTAAAAAGTTCAAAGATTCCTTAAAAATACCCATAAAATTCCTTTTTTGTTGGATAAATAATGTCCTTGAAGCCCAATATGAAACTACAATGAATTTTTAAAACAGCCAACCGTAaatcgattttttttttattccttttagtAACCAATTCAATATGTAAACTAATTATTGATTCGATTAATTTGAGTTTGTGCTGTTGTACGTCAAATTTTCTCTGGCTGAACAACTGAATTTTACAAAATGCTATAGAGATTTATTCTCATTCGGAAAGGAATAACAAGAGAAATTTTGAATTCGAGTTAAAGTCGTAAAACTCGAGTATGTTTACTTCTCTAGAAGAAAGTGACAGCaattaaaatatgaaaatatatttcaaaaataatttttctcgTACGCATTTTTATTTTCCATTTAAACATTTTCTAAAAAATTTCAATAAGTATCCGAACAAGAATTGGCAGAGTGACATTTTAAATACATCTACAAATCGGTGTTAAAAGGTAACAGAAAATGAACAATATGTGACGGCATTTAGCTAAATTTGTAAGTTGgtcaaattaatttataaatactTTTTAGCTTTTTTTACGCATTTGACAAACACCAAAAGTGCTTATGGATTCTCACAAATAATAGAGAAATGTGTTGTTTTTCTATACGAATTCTTTTTACACTCTCTAAGCTTTTTTTTTACGTACAACCTTAatcaaatattaattattacataTACATTTATCTCAAATTAATTTATACTTGTTGAAAACATTCTGGTCCAATCAATTTAGAATTAAAACTAAATTGACACACAAAATAGTGTGTATTTAAATCAATTTTGGAATTTAAAATCTTGCAATAATTAGCTTCTTATTAGTACAAACACAACTCTATCATTTTAACATAAAAGTGCTTATCAACGTTTTTTACCAAATATTTTAACTTCTTTTATAAGTTTCAACACGTATATCTAAACACGTTACAACTTATTTATAAAATAACCTTTAGCACATAAAATTACTTTTCAACACTTAATACTTATCAACTAATTtcaatcagctaagccaaacagGCTCTAAGTCTccaataaaaattaaattttatccaATATTTTCCAATCAGATTCTCTTCATTCTCAATTAAAATACACTACATATTCTAGAAGAATACATATATACACAGTACATTACAAAAGAAATGAATATGTAGAACCGTAGAAGTGTACAATGTGACAAGAGTATAAGGTTTTAACCTAGCTAGCTAGAAGCTCCTAAAGAAATTACCATCATCAAAATAGTAGCTAAACACATTAATAGTCAACTAGATAATGATTCTGGTCGCCAAAATTGACTaagtttcttctttctttctttttttttttcttttttttttgggtattCGTCTAGTTCACGTACGAATTCAGAATTAAAGTTTTTAGATTTTCTTAGTGACATCAGGTTAGTATATAATTATAAATGGGTTTACAATCAAACATTTATAAAAATTTAGTAGATTTCTTAATACATATATCATCTGAGCAAAAATTCTTGAATTCACATGAACATAAACGATGAACATGTAACTTATAAACTAGGTCCACCCTGCACATACTATCTATCTTTTTTTAATCAGGAAATAGAATGTAAAATGCTATATATTAGTGTGCTGTAGTTTTATTATTAGCTGACAACTATTATTTGTACAAAATCTTATCCATTTGAACAGTATCATCAATTATTGAGAAATATAATTTCGTTTGAATGAACATataccaaaaatatatttacatgaTGAGGTCTTTACGTGTATCAACATTTTACCTAAATGCCCTCCACAGCTTATAAATAAGTTGCTGTTTCTCCCTCTCACCACACTCCAACCAAAAGATTTATATCGATCTCTGCTCCTCTCTCTCCTCTCGTTTAATTTCGATCAGTATGGATCTCTCTAAGGTATATCAATATTTTGAATACAAAGCAATTTGATCTTGCTTTATTTAACACCTTTTATTGATCCTTTGTTTTCTTAGTTCTTGTGTTATTTGATTAATTGGTATTATCATTTGGATACATAAATCTTTGGTAATTAAAAGCTTTTCCATTTTGTAGTTTAAACACCTGATTAAGGTGTCTCTTATCTTTGTTGAAGTTTTGTAATGCATAATTAAATACTCATATatttcaaatacataattaagttCAATATGGAAAAATCTACTGATTTCCAAACTTTAACTTGCAAATAATAACATCAGTGCCTGCTGAGTGAAGTCACGCGCCAGACACCCTCTAATTACTCATTCGAACAACTTTGGAAAAAGCCATTTAAAATAGTATTTTGGACAAAGACTGCGAAAAATATACATATTCtaatttttcattttgtaaaaaatTTATGCGTATCTTATATGTGAAAATaggattttttaaagaaaaacaaatcctcaaatttcttcaaaagAAATTTCTAAGACAAACATCACCGACACATTTTGATAAATTAACTTTTCATGTAAAATTGTCACGTATTCTCACGCCCTCACGTGCTCATGGCTAAATCAGCcctaaagagagaaaaaaaagcaaCTAATTAAATAAACTGTCTGTAGCTGTCGGAAAGCCTCCGACATTTGATCGGCTCACTTCGCCGCCGATCTTTCCAGTTGAAGACAAAACGTAAAATACCCTTCTTTGGGCTGAGAAAAGGCGGCGTCCAAAATTATACTTGTGTACAAAGGCAGAAGCGGATCTATGTGTAGTATTGAAAGGTCACGTAAACTTCGCCAGAAATCTTATAAACACAAAGCATTTAGGGACACTAAGTGAGCAAAATAATGGTTGCACGTCATATTAAAATTCTGAGTCCGCCTCTAAATCTTGAAAGCGCCACTAGAAACGCCATAGACAAGGCCATGACGGGTCTAGGCTTTTGAATCTTTGTCTATGTCGATAAATAACTTGGAACAGATCGATGGAATTGGGTCTGAGCTGCGCTGATTTCTCCACTTCCTTTACAGCAAGTAAATTATATTTCAGTGAGCAGAAACCAAATATATATGCTATATTAATGCTTCATAATATAAACTATAGTCAACTTATATAATTGCTTACATCGGACTTATATATAGCCGATCATTCTAACTAGTGGGATAGTAATTTATTTCTATGGATATTGTTTTTATTATAGTTTATGTTGGATTTGATtggaaattaattaattatgatgCAGTTTCGACCATCAAGCGCATATGATTCCCCTTTCTTGACAACAAATGCTGGTGGTCCTGTCTACAACAACGTTTCTTCCTTGACTGTTGGACCTAGAGGCATTTAtctttttaatcattttttttcttttctaaactATATATTCCTGTTAATTAAGGTTTCTACTTAAAGTGTGAAATGCAACTTTTTAATGATCCAAATAAAGTACTGTATAGATCTGATTTTAGAACAAGCGATATATGAGTTGCTTTATAGTACTACTGTTTCCATGTGTTCATCAATATAATATTCACAAGATAAAACTATATCTTGTTAGAAATACCTCTACTTTTAATACATCAACATGTCTTTTACATGCGATGGTTGCTTTTTACGGGTTAAACTCATGGAAATTTTTGTCTTAAGACATGGTTTGTTTAATTTGATACTCCATAATAATGGTCAACATAGAAAATGTAAGAGAATTATGGGAAAACTTAGTTGTTTTATAGATGAAAAATGATAGAATTAGGCAATAATACATGATGGAAAGTAATAGATCATATCTTTTCACACTCTAATATTCTTAAATAATCTTATGTTTCAGCCCTGAATAAAGTTTAAGTTAATACTTCATATTTTCCATTCAAGAGAAATCCTGTTTTAAAAATTTATGTTTTTATGAGATCAACACAAAATAGGATCCGTTATCTTGAtgttctaaagtgattctagtaagATTTTGAAAATACTAGTAGATACCCTAATGCTCTTAGATCTATATATTTTGCAGCTAAACTTGAACATGTTGGCTGAATTTGTAAATTTCTTATATATTTTTGGCAGGGCCTGTTCTTCTTGAGGATTATCACTTAATAGAGAAGCTCGCGACTTTTGATCGTGAGCGGATACCTGAGCGTGTTGTTCATGCTAGAGGTGCCAGTGCAAAAGGTTTCTTTGAAGTCACTCATGATATTTCTCATCTTACCTGTGCTGATTTTCTCCGAGCGCCTGGGGTTCAAACACCTGTTATTTGCCGTTTCTCTACTGTCGTCCATGAGCGTGGAAGCCCCGAGTCCCTTAGGGACATTCGTGGTTTTGCTGTCAAATTTTACACCAGAGAGGTAATTTGCCTCATCACATGAACTTACTGCTTTCTTGGAATGTATTTGTTCAATTGTATTTTCTTAATTTACTTGTGTATATATCTTACTTGTTTTTATGAATCAGGGTAACTTTGATCTGGTTGGAAACAACGTCCCCGTCTTCTTTAATCGTGATGCAAAATCGTTCCCTGACACGATTCGTGCACTGAAACCAAATCCAAAGTCACACATTCAGGAATACTGGAGGATCCTTGATTTCTTCTCTTTCCTTCCGGAGAGTTTGCATACTTTTGCCTGGTTTTTCGATGATGTTTGTCTCCCGACAGATTACAGACACATGGAAGGTTATGGTGTTCACGCCTATCAATTAATCAACAAGGCTGGGAAAGCACATTATGTGAAGTTTCACTGGAAACCAACTTGTGGTGTCAAGTGCATGTCGGAGGAAGAAGCTATTAGGGTCGGAGGTACAAATCATAGCCACGCCACCAAGGATCTCTACGATTCGATTGCTGCTGGAAACTATCCCGAGTGGAAACTTTTTATCCAAATTATGGACACTGAGGATGTAGACAAATTCGACTTTGATCCTCTTGATGTAACCAAGACCTGGCCTGAGGATATCTTGCCATTGATGCCAGTTGGACGATTGGTACTTAACAGGAATATCGATAACTTCTTTGCTGAGAACGAGCAGCTCGCGTTTAACCCTGGCCATATTGTCCCTGGTCTTTACTATTCGGAGGACAAGCTTCTCCAGACTAGGATATTCGCGTATGCTGATACTCAGAGACACCGTATTGGACCAAACTATATGCAGCTTCCTGTTAATGCTCCCAAGTGTGCTCATCACAATAATCACCGCGATGGTGCCATGAACTTCATGCATCGCGATGAAGAGGTATACTAATGTTTTTGAAAATCATTGATTGTACAAGGCTAATtgcaacttcatatttgtactcttCTGATGTTTTGAATTTATGTTGCAGGTGGATTATTTGCCCTCAAGGTTCGATCCTTGTCGTCATGCTGAACAGTACCCAATTCCTTCTCGTGTCTTGACAGGAAGGCGTGAAATGGTGAGGCCCTCTTTACTTATTGTTCATCATAATCAGTACAGAGTTGTATTCTTAAATGAGTTTAATTTTCACTCACGTATATATTATTGGTATTTTAGTGTGTCATTGAGAAAGAGAACAACTTCAAGCAGGCAGGAGAAAGATACAGATCCTGGGAACCTGACAGGTAATTTGGTTGTTCTATAACATTAATATCGCCGATTCTTCCTTCTCTCAAGAACCTGCGGGTTATTGAGTATCCTTGTACTATTTCAGGCAAGACAGATATGTTAGCAAATGGGTTGAGCATTTATCCGATCCACGAGTCACTTATGAGATACGCAGTATATGGATATCATACCTGTCTCAGGTTTGAGTTTTTCTTCTTTTCGAATGATTCTTTATCCTTACATTAAGAGCGGGAAACAAAAACTAATCTTTTGCGCGGATGCATTGCAGGCTGACAAGTCTTGTGGTCAGAAGGTCGCTTCTCGTCTCACTTTAAAGCCTACAATGTGATGAAGCTAAGATGAAAACACTACTGGGAAAACGTC
Coding sequences within:
- the LOC104239443 gene encoding catalase isozyme 1; this encodes MDLSKFRPSSAYDSPFLTTNAGGPVYNNVSSLTVGPRGPVLLEDYHLIEKLATFDRERIPERVVHARGASAKGFFEVTHDISHLTCADFLRAPGVQTPVICRFSTVVHERGSPESLRDIRGFAVKFYTREGNFDLVGNNVPVFFNRDAKSFPDTIRALKPNPKSHIQEYWRILDFFSFLPESLHTFAWFFDDVCLPTDYRHMEGYGVHAYQLINKAGKAHYVKFHWKPTCGVKCMSEEEAIRVGGTNHSHATKDLYDSIAAGNYPEWKLFIQIMDTEDVDKFDFDPLDVTKTWPEDILPLMPVGRLVLNRNIDNFFAENEQLAFNPGHIVPGLYYSEDKLLQTRIFAYADTQRHRIGPNYMQLPVNAPKCAHHNNHRDGAMNFMHRDEEVDYLPSRFDPCRHAEQYPIPSRVLTGRREMCVIEKENNFKQAGERYRSWEPDRQDRYVSKWVEHLSDPRVTYEIRSIWISYLSQADKSCGQKVASRLTLKPTM